A single region of the Lentimicrobium sp. L6 genome encodes:
- a CDS encoding FRG domain-containing protein encodes MSAEFRISSFEEFLSVIKDELTLKRPYYRGQSKRNIDGYPLMPSIGRFKHLKNKALSEFYDFECGILDTFANHVVGQVNHLPRNDWEYLALAQHHGLPSRFMDWTTNPLVALYFASRNAKPDTDSAIYVLTKEVVKYNEIIRNGENKHKDIEPVGDLTTGLKTEEDDDPYKDFELDESVETAHEAEGEFNPLPSTNKFNLLKEDVKSPFDISQNIIYDPAHVSPRIRAQDGVFLACHHPLDPIDDNDYIEIIIKHEKNNHKKICKQLEQYGVFDKQLFPDLDGMAKWLKYKEFETVV; translated from the coding sequence ATGAGCGCTGAATTTAGAATATCATCATTTGAAGAGTTTTTATCTGTCATTAAAGACGAATTAACTCTAAAACGTCCCTACTACCGGGGGCAATCAAAAAGAAACATTGATGGTTATCCATTAATGCCTTCCATTGGGCGATTTAAACATTTAAAAAACAAAGCCTTATCAGAGTTTTATGATTTCGAATGTGGCATATTAGACACTTTTGCAAATCATGTAGTCGGACAGGTAAATCATTTACCTCGCAACGATTGGGAATATCTGGCACTAGCTCAACATCATGGTTTGCCCTCACGCTTTATGGATTGGACTACTAATCCATTAGTCGCTCTATATTTTGCCTCTCGAAACGCTAAACCAGATACAGACAGTGCCATTTATGTATTAACAAAGGAAGTAGTTAAATACAATGAAATAATACGAAATGGCGAGAACAAACATAAAGATATTGAGCCGGTTGGTGATTTAACTACAGGGTTAAAAACAGAAGAAGATGATGACCCTTATAAAGATTTTGAGTTAGATGAAAGTGTAGAAACAGCTCATGAAGCAGAAGGAGAATTTAATCCCTTACCTTCAACAAACAAATTCAATTTATTGAAAGAGGATGTTAAATCACCATTTGATATTTCTCAAAACATTATTTATGACCCTGCTCATGTTTCACCTCGAATAAGAGCTCAAGATGGAGTGTTTTTAGCTTGCCACCATCCACTTGACCCCATTGATGATAATGATTACATTGAAATTATTATTAAACACGAAAAGAACAATCATAAAAAGATTTGCAAACAATTGGAGCAGTACGGAGTATTCGATAAACAACTTTTTCCTGATTTGGATGGTATGGCGAAATGGTTAAAATATAAAGAATTTGAAACAGTAGTGTAA